From the Sebastes fasciatus isolate fSebFas1 chromosome 3, fSebFas1.pri, whole genome shotgun sequence genome, one window contains:
- the LOC141764591 gene encoding SERTA domain-containing protein 2-like — protein sequence MLGNGVKRKLDEDEDVLGEDRRPLAVGGMSQVSYTLQRQTVLNMSLMKLYGPRMGADLGLQRRVLINNIIRRIHDDFRQEGGVDALFFSAAPPVAAAAACEDEGYRQPPPPPSSFSILSSPLSGLTALDSCLTPASLLEEDLPMFFTLPPSSSTQHHPPHHSPRPTPPPSPSPKDSFSSALEEIEELCPSSSSSSVSPPPPPARVLFDVVMKEEGRGYQEVESRLEKPSPPPLPPLPPLPPSPSSPGSFLTDFALDDVLFTDIDTSMYDLGPCPPSLGAPPSKMAPVVMADDLVRSMSGYGAAGAGAQNQPFKMDLAELDHIMEVLVGS from the coding sequence ATGTTGGGTAACGGGGTGAAGCGGAAACTGGACGAGGATGAGGATGTTTTGGGGGAAGACCGGCGTCCTCTGGCAGTCGGCGGCATGTCGCAGGTGTCCTACACCCTGCAGCGTCAGACGGTCCTCAACATGTCCCTCATGAAGCTGTACGGTCCTCGGATGGGCGCCGACCTCGGCCTGCAGCGCCGAGTCCTCATCAACAACATCATCCGCCGCATCCACGACGACTTCAGGCAGGAAGGAGGCGTCGAcgctctcttcttctctgctgcgCCGCCTGTCGCTGCTGCCGCCGCCTGCGAGGACGAAGGCTACCGACAGCCTccgcctcctccctcctccttcagcATCCTCTCGTCGCCGCTGTCGGGACTGACGGCGCTGGACTCCTGCCTGACTCCCGCCTCGCTGTTGGAGGAGGACCTGCCCATGTTCTTCACCCTgccgccctcctcctccacccaacACCACCCACCGCACCACTCCCCGAGGCCGACTCCGCCTCCTTCGCCGTCACCCAAAGACAGCTTCTCCTCAGCCCTGGAGGAGATCGAGGAGCTCTGTCCTTCCTCTTCGTCTTCCTCGGTTTCGCCGCCGCCACCTCCTGCTCGGGTTCTGTTTGAtgttgtcatgaaggaggaggGGCGGGGCTATCAGGAGGTGGAGAGCAGGTTGGAGAaaccctctccacctcctcttcctcctcttcctcctcttcctccctctccgtcCTCCCCGGGCTCCTTCCTGACTGACTTTGCCCTAGACGACGTCCTCTTCACAGACATTGACACGTCCATGTACGACCTCGGACCCTGCCCGCCTTCATTGGGAGCACCGCCATCCAAGATGGCCCCCGTCGTGATGGCGGACGACCTCGTCCGGTCGATGTCCGGATACGGAGCGGCGGGCGCCGGCGCCCAGAACCAGCCTTTTAAAATGGACCTGGCTGAGCTGGACCACATCATGGAGGTGCTGGTGGGCAGCTGA